A genomic segment from Saccharomyces eubayanus strain FM1318 chromosome IX, whole genome shotgun sequence encodes:
- the RHO3 gene encoding Rho family GTPase RHO3, giving the protein MTFLCGSASTSNKPIERKIVILGDGACGKTSLLNVFTRGYFPEVYEPTVFENYIHDIFVDSKHITLSLWDTAGQEEFDRLRSLSYSDTQCIMLCFSIDSRDSLENVQNKWVGEITDHCEGVKLVLVALKCDLRNNENESNAITPNNIQQQDINVSSGNNNNINSNSNAKNLISYEEGLAMAKKIGALRYLECSAKLNKGVNEAFTEAARVALTSGPVATEAKSDDGSGCTIM; this is encoded by the coding sequence ATGACATTTTTATGTGGGTCAGCTTCAACATCGAATAAACCAATCGAAAGAAAAATCGTCATTCTAGGTGATGGTGCCTGTGGTAAGACCTCGTTACTGAACGTGTTCACCAGAGGTTATTTCCCGGAAGTGTACGAACCcactgtttttgaaaactataTTCATGATATCTTTGTCGACAGTAAACACATCACGCTATCTTTGTGGGATACTGCCggccaagaagaatttgacAGGTTACGATCCTTGTCATATTCAGATACCCAATGCATAATGCTATGTTTCAGTATCGATTCACGCGATTCCTTGGAGAACGTCCAGAACAAATGGGTGGGTGAAATTACTGACCACTGTGAAGGCGTTAAATTGGTCTTGGTTGCGCTGAAATGCGATTTGAGaaacaatgaaaacgaaTCGAACGCTATCACACCGAACAATATCCAACAACAGGACATCAACGTTTCCAGtggcaacaacaacaacataaACAGTAACTCTAATGCTAAGAATCTAATAAGCTATGAAGAAGGCCTTGCCATGGCTAAGAAAATTGGTGCCTTGCGTTATTTGGAGTGTAGTgcaaaattaaataaaggTGTTAATGAAGCATTCACGGAAGCAGCAAGAGTTGCTTTAACCTCGGGGCCAGTAGCAACTGAAGCGAAGAGCGACGATGGATCCGGCTGTACCATTATGTAG
- the HIS5 gene encoding histidinol-phosphate transaminase encodes MVFDLEKIVRPKIYNLEPYRCARDDFTEGILLDANENPHGPTQNELIKSNLHRYPDPHQLEFKTAMTKYRNKTSSYSNDPAVKPLTADNLCLGVGSDESIDAIIRACCVPGKEKILVLPPTYSMYSVCANINDIEVVQCPLVVSDNSFQMNVEGVLTILENDPLIKLVFATSPGNPTGAKIKTSLIEQVLQNWQNGLVIVDEAYIDFCGGSTAPLVTKYPNLVTLQTLSKSFGLAGIRLGMTYASKDLAKILNAMKAPYNISSLASEYALKAVQDHNLTKMEDTARSINEEKMRLLKALTALEYVDDQYVGGLDANFILLRINGGDNTLAKKLYYQLATQSGVVVRFRGNELGCTGCLRITVGTHDENTQLINSFKETLYKLANNN; translated from the coding sequence ATggtttttgatttggaaaaaattgttagaccaaaaatatataacTTGGAACCTTACCGTTGTGCTAGAGATGATTTCACAGAGGGTATATTGCTAGACGCCAACGAAAATCCTCATGGACCCACCCAAAATGAATTGATTAAAAGCAATTTACACCGTTATCCAGATCCTCATCAATTGGAATTTAAAACAGCAATGACCAAATACAGAAACAAAACCAGTAGTTATTCCAATGACCCGGCCGTAAAACCTCTAACTGCTGATAATTTGTGTTTAGGAGTGGGTTCCGATGAAAGCATTGATGCAATTATTAGGGCCTGTTGTGTTCCgggaaaggaaaaaatcttgGTTCTGCCACCGACGTATTCTATGTACTCTGTTTGTGCAAATATCAATGATATAGAAGTTGTTCAATGCCCTTTGGTTGTTTCTGACAATTCCTTCCAAATGAATGTCGAAGGTGTGCTAACCATCTTAGAAAATGATCCATTGATTAAGTTAGTATTTGCTACTTCACCAGGTAATCCAACTGGGGCCAAGATTAAGACAAGTTTGATTGAACAAGTCTTACAAAATTGGCAAAATGGGTTAGTCATTGTTGATGAGGCTTATATAGATTTCTGCGGTGGGTCTACTGCACCACTAGTCACCAAGTACCCAAACTTAGTAACTCTACAAACACTATCCAAATCGTTTGGTCTAGCCGGCATTAGATTGGGTATGACATATGCTTCAAAGGATTTAGCCAAGATTTTGAATGCAATGAAGGCACCTTACAATATCTCTTCTCTGGCTTCTGAATATGCTTTAAAAGCCGTTCAGGACCATAATCtaacaaaaatggaagaCACCGCCAGATCGATTAACGAAGAGAAGATGCGTCTCTTAAAAGCGTTAACTGCTTTGGAATATGTCGATGACCAATACGTGGGTGGGTTGGATGCAAATTTCATCCTACTACGAATCAACGGTGGTGACAACACTTTAGCAAAGAAACTATACTATCAATTGGCCACTCAGTCGGGCGTTGTTGTTAGATTTAGGGGTAATGAATTGGGCTGTACTGGATGTCTAAGAATCACCGTTGGTACCCATGATGAAAATACACAATTAATAAACAGTTTTAAAGAGACTCTGTATAAGTTGGCCAACAACAATTAG
- the PRM5 gene encoding pheromone-regulated protein PRM5 → MAIITAVKRGLPKLTTSAASTTTATSVAAGTSTTATSVSSITSVASSNSSASLSSTSTSSSILSSITPPSKNGNPYIIGTSSVPSGTVFIIVGAIVGAIFLAILVWWTMVTYSSHRLTKSVQDYESKMFSPQNTQYYGDSPYQDSANDHYQDGVHDCDDITRDDSVKIGLISQNVNEKVTSPIDFERSLSGLVSNSNRNSLFISPTGDILNKTRLSKLYQESPRLIQKPFTMTSNSESSNSLVSTVSSSSVSSSDNTDEKKMAEDIKKPAKIAVSPHRTLQSSPGSDNSSKSSRSRGNLLSVEARRKVTPSTYLEDMLEGKET, encoded by the coding sequence ATGGCCATCATCACCGCTGTTAAGAGAGGTTTGCCAAAGTTAACCACATCCGCTGCTTCAACAACCACCGCTACTTCAGTAGCAGCCGGTACTTCAACGACTGCTACTTCAGTCAGTTCTATAACATCTGTTGCCtcttctaattcttctGCCTCACTTTCATCCACTTCAACATCATCTTCTATCCTCTCTAGTATTACTCCACCTTCCAAAAATGGGAATCCATATATCATAGGTACCAGCAGTGTGCCTAGTGGTACAGTTTTTATTATAGTGGGTGCCATTGTGGGTGCAATATTTTTAGCAATATTAGTATGGTGGACAATGGTAACGTATTCTTCACACAGGTTGACTAAAAGCGTTCAAGATTATGAGTCAAAAATGTTCTCACCACAGAATACTCAATACTACGGCGACTCTCCATACCAAGACTCTGCCAACGATCATTACCAAGATGGTGTCCATGATTGTGATGACATTACTAGAGATGATTCCGTGAAAATTGGGCTAATTTCTCAGAATGTGAACGAGAAGGTAACATCACCGATCGATTTCGAAAGATCTTTGTCTGGATTAGTTTCAAATTCGAACAGAAACTCCCTCTTTATTTCGCCAACAGGTGATATTTTAAACAAGACAAGGCTATCTAAGCTTTATCAGGAAAGCCCTCGATTGATTCAAAAACCATTCACAATGACGAGTAACAGCGAATCCTCAAATTCTTTGGTTTCTACAGTCTCTTCATCGTCTGTTTCGTCATCTGATAATACCgatgagaagaaaatggcGGAGGACATAAAGAAACCCGCCAAAATTGCAGTTTCGCCACATCGGACACTACAGAGCTCACCAGGGAGTGATAATAGCTCTAAAAGCTCTCGCAGTAGGGGGAATCTGTTATCTGTGGAAgctagaagaaaagttacACCCTCCACCTACCTAGAAGATATGTTAGAGGGTAAGGAAACATAA
- the RPI1 gene encoding Rpi1p has protein sequence MYLEYLQPKFNVMDESNTRKKSFPGYSPNLTTPITSNFNEETGSDYSLITPRRISGSNSNSNSNSNSGSIDENEPTHSNSSSSSARQIRKKWKEPEDIAFITTIMNNSQLLTFVEYFKPMKNFWKKISKILFQQYGYERNSRQCHDRFKVLYSKSLKVHPSKKIKQKKKKSKQETDSNFNIDAPKLSRMQFLLLQLQNTFSFVNGNIILKSQKTLRPAKNTTNDNNNNVNNNRNNHINNNNNNNINNNNNNNSTNVLSTPEHIRSSMNIDKLESVPDLDAKVEPSFISPIQFSLLSSAPTDNLILQTPPSPFFQQTMPLQLPRDPQQQEQISSVLTTDMIYMWQTMFNTIENLKEQVNDLKNEVKQLNRKFYQQNKPLQNFSTSNSDSFMQQH, from the coding sequence ATGTATTTGGAATACCTTCAACCAAAATTTAACGTAATGGATGAATCGAACaccagaaagaaaagtttcCCCGGTTACTCACCGAACCTAACCACTCCCATTACTTCAAACTTCAATGAAGAAACGGGTTCCGATTACTCTTTGATTACCCCAAGGAGAATTTCCGGCtcgaattcaaattcaaactcGAACTCGAACTCGGGTtccattgatgaaaacgaGCCAACTCATTCTAattcatcttcctcttcagcAAGACAgattagaaaaaaatggaaagagCCTGAAGACATAGCGTTCATTACTACAATAATGAATAACTCTCAGCTATTGACATTCGTAGAGTATTTTAAGccaatgaaaaacttttggaaaaagatCTCAAAGATCTTATTTCAACAGTATGGATATGAAAGAAACTCCCGCCAGTGTCATGACAGGTTTAAGGTCTTATACtcaaaatctttaaaaGTACatccttcaaagaaaataaaacagaagaagaagaaatcaaaacaagaGACAGACTCGAACTTCAACATCGACGCGCCGAAATTATCAAGAATGCAGTTTTTACTACTACAGTTACAAAACACCTTTAGCTTTGTGAATGGAAACATCATCCTCAAATCGCAAAAAACTTTGAGGCCAGCCAAAAATACTACCAAcgacaacaataacaatgttaataataatagaaataatcatattaataataataataataataacattaataataataataataataatagtactAATGTTTTAAGTACGCCAGAGCACATTCGGTCCAGCATGAATATTGATAAGCTAGAATCTGTACCAGATTTAGATGCTAAAGTAGAACCCTCATTCATCAGTCCTATTCAATTTTCGTTATTGTCATCAGCACCAACTGACAATTTGATTCTGCAAACTCCTCCATCGCCTTTCTTTCAGCAAACAATGCCTTTACAACTACCGCGGGatccacaacaacaagaacaaatatCTTCAGTGCTCACTACGGATATGATCTACATGTGGCAGACGATGTTCAatactattgaaaatttaaaagaacaagttaacgatttgaaaa